TTGAAATGTACCCTTCGAAGATGCCGTAGCGTCACACGTCATCGCCATGATACTCCGGTTGGGCCACGACCACGCGCGAGGTGTCATGTAGCGGAGAGGTCGCCACACAGCACACGCACACCAATACATCCTAAACCTACGACCCTACGCGGACACATCACAATCAAGATTTATTTTTGGGAGTAGGTAAGTGTTTTTGcgttacaataaaaatataaatattagacgtgATAACATTAAGTATAAACTTCAAGTATGTAGATGTAGATACGTTATGAGAATGTCACTGAATGAATACGTCATGAGTAATACCGTAGTTTGATTTAAGATAGGATTCGAAAAGGGTGGAGTAGATTATCCACAAATTTTCttcatgatttatttatttattttattagtaaaacatgcCTCATATCTGTAGTCGGTAATGAGGTGGGGAGGCTGGAGTACAATaatgtattaaaaaataaataaattattcaaattttagagattttattagatgaaaaaagagtaagaaaaaaagatgatgTTGAAACCAACACATGTTTTATATAATAAAGATATATTCCCTCCGTTCTAACTTATTAACTGATTAAACCATACTTAAATTAACATAAAGGTAAACAAGCTTAAGACAACTAATCTCTTCTTAATCTCCTCTTTACTGGAGCTGAAACCAATCTCTTCTTAATCTCCTCAAATGCTCCAGTCTGTTCAGGTTCCCAAGAGAAGGCATTCTTCTTCAGCATATCATGAAGTGGTCTACAAATTATCCTAAAATGGTCAACAAATCATCTATAGTATCCAGCTAGACCCAAATATCCTCTAAGTTGGTTTATATTCTTGGGAATTGGCCAATTTTATACTACCTCAACCTGAATTTAATCAGTTAATAATATAGTTCCATCAATGACATGTCCTAGATACTCTATTTGCCTAACTATAAATACACATTTACTCATTTTGGCTAATAGCTTGTTGTCTAACAGTACTTGCAGGACCACCCTCAAGTGCTTTAGATGCTCTTTTAGAGATTGACTATATATTAGTATATCATCAAAGAAAATGAGCacaaaaatatgtaaatactGAGTTCATCGTAACTTGAAAAGTGGCAGAGGCATTAGGTAGCCTAAATGGCATGAATAGAAATTCATAATGACCTAAATGAGCactaaaagtagtttttttcaATATCTTTATCATCCATAAGGATTTGATAGAAGCTTGCCCTCAAGTTCATTTTAGAGAAGTATCTGGCACCATAAAGCTCATCAAAGAGATCATCCACCACTTGTGTTGGATATTTGTTATTAATTGTTTGTTCATTTAGCTATCTGTAATCAATGCAAAACCTCCATAGACTAACCTTTTTCTAGCTAAGATAGAAGGTGATGAATATGGACTTCCGCTTGGTCTTATGAATCATTGTTGCAACATTTGTTTTACCAACCTTTCTACCTCATCCTTTTGAAAGTATGGCATTCTACATGGCCTGATGTTAGGTGAAGTGCTGCCATGTTTTAGGTGGATGGAATGAGCATAATTTCTCCTTGGGGGCAGACTGCTGGGTTCAAGGAATATATCTGAATATTCATCCAATAATTCTTTGATTTTAGCCACAATTTCCTAGTCAAGAGGGTTTTCAGAtgccaccatcttcatctgcaGGATGTAACCTGTGACTCCCTTGGAGAAAAGTTTTTCCAACTTTGGGCTGTCAACGGACTCAGACCACTCTCGGTATGATGGTCATAAAAACTGTATGCTTCTTGCCTTCATAGTTTATAATCTATCTCCTTGTCCTCAAGTCCATCTCTACGAGACTGTGCTGATATATCTACTCACACCCTAAGATGATATCATAGTTGTTTAGGCCCAATAATTGAAAAGTGTCACTGAAGTGTTCCTTGTCTATCTGATATGAGCAAAGACTAGTGTGTCCACTAGTTTGCAACTGACCTCCTCCAGCTATTTTTACATATTGCAGCTGGGTGAGCTGGAATGTGCATTTGGCCTTGCCAGCAAAGGTAACATCAATAAAATTGTGGGTGCTACCATTGTCGATTAAGGTTGTGGCTCTTTTTCCACCAAGTATGATTACCAGACAAAATATGGCTATAATCCTTAACTCATCCACTGCTTGTTGTGAAATTTGCATTAGTTGGAAAGCCTGCTATGTTGGTCCATCAGTATTAGGAGGTTGTTGTTCATCCAATTCACCTTTATAACACTGCCCTTCTTCGTGATCTATTGCCATGGCATGACTAAAAGCTTGGTAGAATTTACACTTAAGTTTATGCTTAGAAGTCCATGGTGCTGAGCATTTCCAGCAAGTTCCCAACTCTCTAGGCCTAACATTGATATTTGGTAACTTCTCAAATTTCTAGTTTTCATCAACTTTCCCTACTGAATTGTTAAAGCTAGCTACCTTCTGTGGAGCAGTAGTATTTACAGTAGCCTTGTTAGCAGAATAGCTTAAGGCGGTTACTTGTTCCTACTGAAGGTAGCCCTCTCCAGGTCCTTTGCAATAACATAGGCTTCATCCAAAGTTTATGGTCCATGTGGTTTAAGGTAGTGCTTGATTTGATCCTTCAATCCTTTAACAAACATTTGATGTAATAGTCTTCCAATAGGCTAGGATGCTATCTCTGTATATTACCCATTAGCTCTTCAAACCAATCAATATAATTTGAAACACTGGTTTCTTGGGTTAGTGAGTGAAAGTTCTTCACAATATCATACATCCCACACTCAGCAAAACGGTTACAAACCATTATGCAAAATTAATTCCATTTAACTTGCTTAGAAGATAGTCTCAATCCATTCCACCTGTGCTCAGCATGGCCAAAACAATTAATTGTGACTATAGATACCCACATCCTACTGGGATTGTAGCAAGCTCAAAATATTTCACACTACTTGGTTCATCCAATTGGGCTGTCGCCACTGAATGTTGGAAAATCAAGCTTAGGCCTAGCAATGGATAAGCTGGAGCTATTCTCTCGTCCTCTCATTCCCCACTTGTCCTGATTGAAACCAATTCTAGCAGTGTTATGTGTTCTAGAATAGGGTGGTACATATGTGGGTTGGGAGTAATATCTACCTTGTGTGGGTTGGTACAAATGTGAGATCCTATCAACAACATACTCATTTTCTAGTGTATGAGAATTGTTCTTCTTAGGCAATTCAATGTAAACCACACCAAAAGAGGTATTGTGAAGAGAAGTTGTTTGACCGACAAAATTTGAGTTACCTTTAGGATGAGGCTTGTCAATCTTCTCTTCCATGATTGCCTTGCTCAACTCCTTTTCTACCTCCTCACTCAGTGATATGACCACCTCCTGTTCAGAACCTTTGGCCATAGCTTGAGTTCCACGAGCGATCTCCATCAACGTGGCCTGAATTGCACCGAGCTGATCCTGCATATGGGTCAAATGCACCTCGACATTGCTCACGCGGGATTACAAATCCAGAACCTCCTCCTGAACTACCTCCGCCAACCTAATGCTTGACCCGTCAAGATCCTCCAGGgtattgtgaggaaccgtctaaatagtattctaactaatcatcaggaggatcattattcatgatcacaacctcgacgattaaccagaataccattccggtagtcccggcacgtgttttgtgcccaggatcggaacacatgccttccaactcaaatatcacaacacagtttaatagagagcaaataattaaactggattacaattattaagcatgcaactgcttccacaatttacaacaaaagaggaacaacaacaactacgcagcggaagataaacctatacaacaaaagagtatggagccgtatgcccttaggctccataccaaaagcgccggagttcggagcagaaggtgctactcctgcccgccaccctgatcggcaggcacaaagtagccgaacaccgcctcttcctcgccaacctgagaacctgaaaacaacttaagggcagcaccccttagtacgaaggtactagcaagtcttacacagtatgagtatatatattctcgactccaaggatcatgcatttaaagctgtagcaaggattaagacatgtttaagttcattaagcggtaagcaacctagactctaggtgtaagcaactgacttaaccaaccaccgactcaaactctgccaaccaactgaccacatcagatatgtaaacaacaagtgtataaaagtaagcccttaccaccaaatcaccgaccacataccgaccaaaccacccaaatccaaccatgccacaacccacatcgaaactctacgaccaaacatggtcgctcggtggagataagcgatagcgatgctcatgaccgagagcgcggcagttcgaactgattatacaccctgcagggggatactcctggacccacacgacacagggaccatacggcttgtgccacccgctaagatgcacacaagggggtacccgtgacaacctttcccaaccaggcccaaccatgtggatcaaccatagctcggcacggcggtattagaactactccccgagcaaactaataccgctaaaagcccggactcaaaccggactcataccgtctatgacgaggcccacatgaccacgtctgcgaaggtaatcggctcgcctaccattatatcagcatgtggtgagtaaggtaagtgctaaagccgactacaccgatgatcggtgcttaaccggtgcaagcggtctacggtgtccgggttccctccccgaactgcctgaggactcctcgtgagcagatgacacccctaacaccgcccacacctcgtctcaactcaccactcaccaaaccgactcatcctcaacacaaccacaagtgtgaacaagtaataagccctaggctcgcgacaacggtggacgccgtcgtcgacttctaccggaaagcctaagtaccactaagcatagcgaactatcattagacctcgacgacaccactaggctcctaggaacaacacatgacacgtgaccaaaatgggataatgcatcggcataggttctacccaactcggtacccgacacatgcaatgtatacataagcgtagataacatattaaatttttaagtagacacggtgcaatatgaacgatgcttgccttgctgccctagctgctgctcacagctacccgagtcacaatcaccactgcgggaacctccggggacagcctcgttcgcctcgttcgccgggtcgaagttccctaaaagaatcacgcatgcaatgtaatgaatatgaatgacatgtaatgaaagatgcttcactgtaagacaacagtggagatgcaatgcacttatgccatgagttaaaagccttaaggatttccttatctgAACTACTGTTTAGCATTTAACAACTTCCTAGATGGATTAAGCTAAACTCTAAGCTTAagtctaaaagaaaactaactatacttaacaCGAGGGTAACTCTTCTAAGTGAATAGGGAACCCACTAATAGAATTTACACAACTCGATTTATGGACCAACCAAATATGAAAGGCTTAAAAATTAAAACCATTTTGACAActcattaatcctcagtaagcatttcataaaccctagcacttttaaagaacatggcataatttaacaagattgacaaaattggatttaccaattttggacttctcaaaaattgtttaagaattattgaagattaaacacatttcattaattgaacaaatttaattatacatttcacaacacctagtatttttcatgtgcagagtatgacaatacaaggccaacaaaattagattcatcaattttggaaataccaaactttaactatgaattatcaaagcctagacatatttcattaactcaataattcacagcacacatttcatggctactggtatttttaatggatatatcatgttacaacaaaaccaacaaaattggtttcatgaattttggagctctacaaaatttcctatgcatttttcaagttttcagccgatttatcaactcaacagatattcatttcgcaatttccgattttctctaatattcaaatgggcccacacctttttctaccggcaccgTTCCAGCCCCAGTTactgaccggtggggccggctcccttgaccgaagtcaaaatcggccatggcagctgcgcgcgcgcaaATGGAGGACGGCCGGTGGcccttgcggtggctgccggcggcgagcggcagcctgcacggctcggccgagggcgaaaacggcactagcgcgagcacgcggtcacggtgggggcacacgtcgacgccggcgacggccggagcacggcgagcggcggcgaggggcaaaactagcacggcggcggcacagctttgacacgccgacggcgaacggcgacgcaataagcccggccgagcacaccaataCGTTCTACGCGAGCGCGTAGAGCTAACGGCGcgcttcccgaccgacgagctcgatggcggcccgaccggcggcgtgcgtggggaggcggcggcgactcaaccaccgcggaacaccgcgccggcgacgggacagaaagaagacggcgcgcgcataaggcgTACAGGagtatggggaagctcaccgtgcagcggttTAGGCTGGCGAGGCTGTAGAATAGCGGGgcgacggaggacggcggagctcggctgccgccgttggggaagaaggtgcGGGCTGCTCCAACCCGTGCGGGAAAcgaccggggaaggaggggaaacggcggaggagggccttggcgacctccctctgtgctctaccttgctcgggctcggcggaaaacgccggcggcgcggtgatttggccggcggccagtgcgtgtAAGCGTGCTCTGCGCTTTGCTTTCCggccgcgcgagagaaggagcagagagagagagagagaagagggcggggaggggaagataaGGACACGGCGCCGTGTCTGGGCTTCCGGcaacgtggcctggccaccgaagtcaacaaaggcggccgccgcttgctctgtgagagcgggagaagggggagcagagccgtgtgcgtgcgaaggggatgacaggcggggccgatgaacagtaaccggccggcaaaaaaatatcttcaccactttggttatcaaggtggaggtcttactgtggtctaaaatttgtggaacaaattttgttggcttctataaatcatgaacaatccattttaccttgtttgactcaaaaagcttgcaccaaattcaaatgaaaattctccaaagagacaagcttttctaacttgtgttgatttttatgcctataaaataatccccaaaaatttggaaaaattcatttatattctcctccaggcatctactaatttctaaaattgtcaccggccctatgttccatagaatttttaggagatgcttcacaacgcatcagttaaacccagTTCAattaaattcggtttaatccacactgcaagtctatGTGGCTCAAAatgaaaacaaatgatgctcattagtacttaattacgtgtttagaaactctgggccgtgacaggTATTCACACCAGAGGCTAAAGTCGCTACTagtgcagcagctgctgctgcaatCTTGGTGTTGCGGATCATTGCCTCCAATTCGAGTGAATTGGTTTGGAATCAAATTTCGCCCCACAAGTCCACATGAAAGGTCTACCGTCACCTGGATTGAGAATCGCTCGAGGGATTTTACGTCTCTACGAGACGAACAACCCAAGTCTGAACTCAATCCGCCTCCCACTTCATTGCAAACTCTAGATCGATTCAGGCTCCCTGAATTTTATGCTCGAATAGAGCAACCCTCACTGGCGATCGATCTCGTCGCTAATCACGCCGAGAATCTAAAGCTATGATACCGATTTATCACGATCGAACAGAATTTCGAGCGTAACAAGCAAATGCATAGAGAAGTCACAGAAGAATTCTGGGGAGAAAAGATGAACCGAAGCTGTTCACCCGTTGTTCATCTTAGTTTTTCTAGAAGATTCTTTTACAAAACGTGATACCCTTTCCTACCAACCTAACTGGTACTTATCCGGTCCGGTTACAACTCTGATTAACCGATTAAACCACACTTGAATTAACAGAAAGGTAAACAAGCTTAAGACAGCTAAAACTGAATTAATGTTCCTAGTCTGACAATTACTATGGTGCGCGCGGGAACGAGCTAAGATAGCTCAGTGACCGTCGATCTCCGCTCCAAGAGGTATCTCGCGATCCTAGCCGTCCAGATTGTCAGCATCAGCTGAGGTTGTGACATTCCCGCACCGAAGGGGCAAGTTCaaagaagcaaattctataagaaAGACCATCGTAAGACTTTAtccatattatttattttatgattCAATAACTGAGTTAAAAAGAAGAGAGTGAATAAATAGTAGATACATATCATCACATATGAGTacagatcttataaaatttacttcccaCTTTCACCAGCGCCGCCACGGTATACCTCTCCACTTGTGCGTACGTGCACGCCGTGCTGCAGGCGACCACTGACCGCGCGCGGATATGGCTCTCTACGCGACCGTCGGTCTGGTACGGAGAATTCTCTCGATCCGTCTCGGCTGCTACCTCTCTCCACGACACATCCACGCGCAGGGAGCCAGAGAGGAGGCTATCTCAGCTCCGGTGTCTCCGCCGCCGACGACCACACGAGCGCGTGTTCTGGTGAAGGATCGCGTCGGAGGGGAGACAAACGGCGAGGCCGTCTCACGCGAAAGATGTGCGTTGGATAGGGGAACGAGAAGCGAAAGCGAAACGCGGCGACGACGTTGAATTCGCAGCGCCATCGCATCCGTCGTACGAGCAGAAAAATATTAATCTTCCCaagagaaaaaatgaaaaatattaattaacCAATCGATTAGTATTTAATTATTGTTATTATAAGTGGCAACGAGTGAGCCCGGCAACGGATAAGTTCGGCCAGCACGACACATAAGGTGCATGCAGTGGTCGTTTCTCCACGACGTGACACCTTTTCTTTCGCACGGTTCTCATGCATCATCCTCTGCCTATCTCTTCCCGAAAGCTTATCCTCCCAAACCACTTTTGACGAACCtcgtctccctctctctctcacatccctttctctctccctctccctccctccctcccgtCAGTCGCTCTCTACGCGTCACACTTCTGCGCAGGATCATCTCTAAGCATCCATCGATAAGTAAATGTCAAGAGACTGTTCATCCCTGACAATACATCTATAATATCCAGTGATTTGTTGAAACTGATCCCAACCTTTGAGTATGAGCTGGCCTGCATCTCAACTTTCGGGAAAGGCACGGTACAGACACAGTCTATCCGTCTCTCTTTCGAGTAATCCTTATTCATCTATTAATTCTGTCtacataatttatttatatgtcTATCTCTCATATTATATTTATACATCTGTTAATTCTATTctatatctataatttttttaactataaCTCTATACCTCTAGTATGGATACcaacataaataaataagatatatctataatttttaagAAATAACTCTAAAAAATACGGATGTAAATAAATAATCCTAATAAGTAAGAAGGCACCAACATACATGGGTTGGTCTTGCTCTTTAGCAAAAGGCATCGAGCTAATGCACACGATGACACGAGGTGGTTACAAGTGTAAGTAGTACTAAGAATAGTATAAGCACTGGATCAAGAGCAGATTAGGATTGAAGGAGACGTGTTTAGATGATCTGcacgcctttgtggtgttcaaAAAAGTTAGCTTGATTAGCTCTCTCCAATGAGATCATTACAGCGGGCACTAGCTGTGGTATAATAATAATACTCCACTCCATGTTTGGTGCTCTCTCTTGGAGGTCAACGCAATGCAAAGCTGCTGACAGTGTTTGATTGCAGGTAGctaaaagaagaaagaaagaaagaaacgcCTAGCTCTAGGTTATCGATCATGGTTGATGAGTTGAGATCCCAAACTATTACAAAGGATCAATTCATCTTGTGATTCCTCGATCATTTCTAGTATCAATCGTCGTCCATTCTTCAGCCACTGCCGGCGCCCTCGTTGATGCCGTTCCCGGCGGGCGGCGAGAAGGACGGCAGCGCCGTGAGCGAGGTGGAGTTGACCCTCCGGATGGAGCAGCACCGGAGGACCCGCCGGCGCTTGTTGAAGGGGTTCTCCGGCTTGGCGAGGTCCCTGGCGCTGGTAACCGCGGCCACCGCGTCCTGCAGGTTCGCGAACGACCGCGACCTGCCGGAGAAGAAGTTGGACAGCCCCCTCCTGCGTCCGCGCGAGCGCCGGCCACATCAGCATCGAGCAGGACGGGTGTGCGTGCGATTGAtcgatggatgcatgcatggatacTCACTTGGTAGGGAGCGCGTCGTCCAGGGCGTCCATGCACGCGAGCGCGCCGGCCGagtccttcctcctcttcgccgtCCCCCCGCTGtccacctcctccccctcctcgtcctcctcatcGGACACCACGCCGATGGATGACCTCTCCTCGTCATCGTCCTCCTTCACCGTCTCCAGCACGAACAGCCCATGTGGCTGCCACCCGTCGCCCcgcccctcctccgcctcctggTCCTGGACCAcgtccttcctcttcctcgcccTGCCGCCGCACAGCTTACCACCGTACGCCGGCGCGGCGCCGGGCCCCACGGCCGCCACAACGGACATCGCGTCCGGCCACCGCCGTCGTCAGGGGTGCTCTCATCAATGGCGCCCGCGTGCCCCAGTGCCTCAGAGACCCATGGCCACGCGCGTCGTCCTGATAGACAGACACACCGGACGCccagagaggaagagaggagaagaggaggcgCAGGTGTGGGGGTGTATATAGATAGCTAGGTGAGACTAGGCAGCCAGAGGAGAGGAGGCAGCTGaggtaggaggaggaggaggaggagacgtgGCCGACGCAGCGAGGGCGACGGGCGCACCGGACAGAGGAGGGGCATGCACACCACGCACCCGCAACACGTTTTCTACCCTAGACCTCGGAGGAAAGGTAACTCTGTAAGGGTGGATACAGAAGTTATCTGATTTATTCATCACTTTTAtcttatatatatttatcttttataattttcatctattttgatataaatattaatataataaacGATCTTAATAGCGTATGATCGCAAAAGCTAATGAAATTTTCCCTTGCTAGACCTTCCCTTATTAGTTTTAGGACGGTCCCTTGCGCCCATACCTCTCTTGCCTAATCACACTCTTATCTGCAATCACACGCTACATGTAAATCGGAT
The sequence above is drawn from the Phragmites australis chromosome 10, lpPhrAust1.1, whole genome shotgun sequence genome and encodes:
- the LOC133883486 gene encoding protein OXIDATIVE STRESS 3 LIKE 4-like gives rise to the protein MSVVAAVGPGAAPAYGGKLCGGRARKRKDVVQDQEAEEGRGDGWQPHGLFVLETVKEDDDEERSSIGVVSDEEDEEGEEVDSGGTAKRRKDSAGALACMDALDDALPTKRGLSNFFSGRSRSFANLQDAVAAVTSARDLAKPENPFNKRRRVLRCCSIRRVNSTSLTALPSFSPPAGNGINEGAGSG